One genomic window of Rhinolophus ferrumequinum isolate MPI-CBG mRhiFer1 chromosome 23, mRhiFer1_v1.p, whole genome shotgun sequence includes the following:
- the SNX21 gene encoding sorting nexin-21: MASRLLHRLRHALAGEGLGEAAAGPEVEQFPESSELEDDDAEGLSSRLSGTLSFTSAEDADDEDEDDDEDDGPDPLPRGDEASGEDTEQNPPPDGQRGSQHLARQLQDFWKKSRNTLVPQRLLFEVTSANVVKDPPSKYVLYTLAVMGPGPPDRQPAQISRRYSDFERLHRNLQRQFRGPMAAISFPRKRLRRNFTAETIARRSRAFEQFLSHLQAVPELRHAPDLQDFFVLPELRRAQSLTCTGLYREALVLWANAWQLQAQLGTPSGPDRPLLTLAGLAVCHQELEDPGEARACCERALQLLGDKSPHPLLAPFLEAHVRLSWRLGLDKRQSEARLQALQEAGVTPTPPPSLKELLIKEVLD; encoded by the exons ATGGCTTCGCGGCTCCTGCACCGGCTGCGGCACGCTCTGGCCGGCGAGGGCCTCGGGGAGGCGGCGGCCGGTCCCGAGGTCGAGCAGTTCCCGGAGAGCTCGGAGCTGGAGGACGACGACGCCGAGGGCCTGTCCTCCCGTCTCAGCGGCACCCTTAGCTTCACCAGCGCCGAGGATGCGGACGACGAGGACGAGGACGACGACGAGGACGACGGCCCGGACCCACTGCCCCGTGGGGACGAGGCGTCGGGAGAAGACACAG AACAGAACCCCCCACCTGATGGGCAGCGGGGTAGTCAGCACCTGGCACGGCAATTGCAGGATTTCTGGAAGAAGTCCCGGAACACCCTGGTACCCCAGCGGCTGCTCTTCGAAGTGACCAGCGCCAATGTGGTCAAGGACCCCCCCTCCAAGTACGTG CTCTACACCCTCGCCGTGATGGGTCCAGGGCCACCAGATCGCCAACCAGCCCAGATCTCTCGCCGCTACTCGGACTTTGAGCGGTTGCACCGAAACCTGCAGCGGCAGTTCCGGGGCCCCATGGCTGCCATCTCCTTCCCCCGTAAGCGGCTGCGCCGGAATTTCACTGCAGAGACCATTGCCCGCCGCAGCCGGGCCTTTGAGCAGTTTTTGAGCCACCTGCAGGCAGTCCCAGAGCTGCGCCATGCCCCAGACCTGCAGGACTTCTTCGTGCTGCCCGAGTTGCGGCGGGCACAGAGCCTCACCTGCACTGGCCTCTATCGTGAGGCTCTGGTGCTTTGGGCCAATGCCTGGCAGCTGCAGGCCCAGCTGGGCACCCCTTCGGGCCCAGATCGCCCTCTGCTGACTCTGGCTGGGCTGGCTGTCtgccaccaggagctggaggacCCTGGGGAGGCCCGGGCATGCTGTGAGAGGGCCCTACAGCTGCTGGGCGACAAGAGCCCTCACCCCTTGTTGGCACCCTTTCTGGAGGCCCACGTCCGGCTCTCCTGGCGCCTAGGACTGGACAAACGCCAATCAGAGGCCCGACTCCAGGCCCTGCAAGAGGCAGGTGTGACCCCCACGCCACCCCCCAGTCTCAAAGAATTGCTCATCAAGGAGGTACTGGACTAA
- the TNNC2 gene encoding troponin C, skeletal muscle encodes MTDQQAEARSYLSEEMIAEFKAAFDMFDADGGGDISVKELGTVMRMLGQTPTKEELDAIIEEVDEDGSGTIDFEEFLVMMVRQMKEDAKGKSEEELAECFRVFDRNADGYIDAEELAEIFRSSGEHVTDEEIESLMKDGDKNNDGRIDFDEFLKMMEGVQ; translated from the exons ATG ACAGACCAGCAGGCCGAGGCCCGGTCCTACCTCAGCGAGGAGATGATCGCTG AGTTCAAGGCCGCCTTTGACATGTTTGACGCTGATGGTGGCGGGGACATCAGCGTCAAGGAGTTGGGCACGGTGATGAGAATGCTGGGCCAGACACCCACCAAAGAGGAGCTGGACGCCATCATTGAGGAGGTGGATGAGGACG GCAGCGGCACCATCGACTTCGAGGAGTTCTTGGTCATGATGGTGCGCCAGATGAAAGAGGACGCGAAAGGGAAGAGCGAGGAGGAGCTGGCCGAGTGTTTCCGCGTCTTCGACAG GAACGCAGACGGCTACATCGATGCGGAGGAGCTGGCTGAGATCTTCAGGTCCTCTGGGGAGCACGTGACAGATGAGGAGATCGAATCCCTGATGAAAGACGGGGATAAGAACAACGATGGCCGCATTGACTTCGACG AGTTCCTGAAGATGATGGAGGGCGTGCAGTAA
- the UBE2C gene encoding ubiquitin-conjugating enzyme E2 C, with protein MASQNRDPAAASVAAARKGAEPSGGAARGSVGKRLQQELMTLMMSGDKGISAFPESDNLFKWVGTIHGAAGTVYEDLRYKLSLEFPSGYPYNAPTVKFLTPCYHPNVDTQGNICLDILKDKWSALYDVRTILLSIQSLLGEPNIDSPLNTHAAELWKNPTAFKKYLQETYAKQVSSQEP; from the exons ATGGCCTCACAGAACCGCGACCCAGCCGCCGCCAGTGTCGCCGCCGCCCGTAAAGGAGCCGAGCCCAGCGGGGGCGCCGCTCGAGGCTCCGTGGGCAAGAG GTTACAGCAGGAGCTGATGACCCTCATG ATGTCTGGCGACAAAGGAATTTCTGCCTTCCCTGAATCAGACAACCTTTTCAAGTGGGTGGGGACCATCCATGGAGCAGCTGGCACA GTGTATGAAGACCTGAGGTATAAGCTCTCCCTGGAGTTCCCCAGTGGCTACCCTTACAACGCGCCCACAGTGAAGTTCCTCACGCCCTGCTACCACCCCAATGTGGACACGCAGGGTAACATCTGCCTGGACATCCTGAAGGACAAGTGGTCTGCTCTGTATGACGTCAGGACCATCCTGCTTTCCATCCAGAGCCTGCTAGGAG AACCCAACATCGATAGCCCTTTGAACACACATGCTGCCGAGCTCTGGAAAAACCCCACAG CCTTTAAGAAGTACCTGCAAGAAACCTACGCAAAGCAGGTCTCCAGCCAAGAGCCCTGA